In Taeniopygia guttata chromosome 24, bTaeGut7.mat, whole genome shotgun sequence, a single genomic region encodes these proteins:
- the TBCEL gene encoding tubulin-specific chaperone cofactor E-like protein, whose translation MDQPSGRSFMQVLCEKYSPENFPYRRGPGMGVHVPATPQGSPMKDRLNLPSVLVLNSCGITCAGDENEIAAFCAHVFELDLSDNKLEDWHEVSKIVSNVPHLEFLNLSSNPLSLSVLERSCAGSFAGVRKLVLNNSKASWETVHTILQELPDLEELFLCLNDYETVSCSPVCCQSLKLLHITDNNLQDWTEIRKLGIMFPSLDTLILANNNLTTIEESEDSLARLFPNLRSINLHKSGLHCWEDIDKLNSFPKLEEVKLLGIPLLQSYTTEERRKLLIARLPSITKLNGSIVADGEREDSERFFIRYYMEFPEEEVPFRYHELVTKYGKLEPLAVVDLRPQSSAKVEVHFQDKVEEMSIRLDQTVAELKKHLKTVVQLSTSNMLLFYLDQEAPFGPEEMKYSSRALHSYGIRDGDKIYVEPRMK comes from the exons ATGGACCAGCCCAGTGGAAGGAGTTTCATGCAAGTTCTGTGTGAGAAGTACAGCCCTGAGAACTTCCCCTACCGCCGTGGGCCTGGCATGGGGGTGCACGTCCCAGCAACCCCACAGGGCTCACCCATGAAAG ACCGCCTGAACCTGCCCAGCGTGCTGGTGCTCAACAGCTGTGGCATCACCTGTGCCGGGGACGAGAACGAGATCGCCGCCTTCTGCGCCCACGTCTTCGAGCTCGACCTCTCTGACAACAAACTGGAAGACTGGCACGAG GTCAGTAAAATTGTGTCCAACGTCCCCCACTTGGAGTTTCTAAACCTGAGTTCCAACCCTCTCAGTTTGTCCGTTTTAGAGAGAAGTTGCGCTGGGTCTTTCGCTGGCGTCCGCAAACTTGTGCTCAACAACAGCAAAGCTTCCTGGGAAACAGTGCACACCATCCTGCAGGAATTACCAGA CTTGGAGGAACTCTTCCTGTGCCTTAACGACTACGAAACAGTGTCTTGTTCTCCAGTTTGCTGTCAGTCTCTCAAGCTACTTCACATAACTGACAATAATCTTCAAGACTGGACTGAAATTCGAAAGTTGGGAATTATGTTTCCATCACTGGACACACTTATCCTGGCTAACAACAACCTCACCACCATTGAAGAGTCAGAAGATTCCCTGGCAAGGCTCTTCCCCAACCTAAGATCCATCAACTTGCACAAGTCAG GTCTGCATTGCTGGGAAGACATTGACAAGTTAAATTCTTTCCCGAAGCTCGAGGAAGTGAAATTGCTGGGAATTCCTCTGCTGCAGTCTTACACCACCGAGGAGCGCAGGAAGCTGCTAATAGCCAG GTTGCCATCCATCACCAAGCTCAACGGCAGCATCGTGGCCGACGGCGAGCGGGAGGACTCGGAGCGCTTCTTCATCCGCTATTACATGGAGTTCCCCGAGGAGGAGGTGCCCTTCAG GTATCACGAGCTGGTCACCAAGTACGGGAAGCTGGAGCCCTTGGCAGTGGTGGATCTGCGGCCCCAGAGCAGCGCCAAGGTGGAGGTTCACTTCCAGGACAAGGTGGAGGAGATGTCCATCCGCCTCGACCAGACTGTGGCAGAGCTGAAGAAGCACTTAAAAACTGTGGTGCAGCTGTCAACAAGCAATATGCTGCTCTTCTACTTGGACCAGGAAGCTCCTTTTGGTCCCGAGGAGATGAAATACAGCTCGCGGGCGCTGCATTCCTACGGCATCCGGGATGGGGATAAAATTTACGTGGAGCCCAGAATGAAATAG